Proteins encoded within one genomic window of Pararhizobium capsulatum DSM 1112:
- a CDS encoding D-alanine--D-alanine ligase, translating to MSAKHVAVLMGGFSSERPVSLSSGTACADALEAEGYRVTRVDVDREVAATLASLRPDVAFNALHGPYGEDGTIQGILEYLDIPYTHSGVLASALAMDKAQAKYVAAAAGIPVAEARIMNRHDFGSEHPLKPPYVVKPVSEGSSFGVVMVQEDQSHPPQILGSSEWRYGDRVMAERYIHGRELTCGVMGDVALGVTEIIPLGHAFYDYDSKYVKGGSKHVIPAEISPNIYQKIQTLAVKAHQAIGCRGVSRSDFRFDDRFSEEGELIWLEINTQPGMTPTSLVPEMAVHAGYSFGEFLKWIVEDASCLR from the coding sequence ATGAGTGCCAAGCATGTGGCCGTCCTGATGGGTGGATTTTCCTCGGAGAGGCCTGTGAGCCTTTCTTCGGGGACTGCCTGCGCGGATGCCCTTGAGGCGGAAGGTTATCGCGTGACGCGCGTCGACGTCGACCGCGAGGTGGCGGCGACGCTTGCGAGCTTGCGCCCGGATGTTGCCTTCAACGCCCTCCACGGCCCCTATGGCGAGGACGGCACCATTCAGGGCATCCTCGAATATCTCGATATCCCCTATACCCATTCCGGCGTTCTCGCTTCCGCGCTCGCCATGGACAAGGCGCAGGCGAAATATGTCGCCGCCGCCGCCGGCATCCCGGTTGCCGAGGCGCGCATCATGAACCGCCACGACTTCGGTAGCGAGCATCCGTTGAAGCCGCCTTACGTCGTGAAGCCGGTGTCGGAAGGCTCAAGCTTCGGCGTCGTCATGGTTCAGGAAGACCAATCCCATCCGCCGCAGATCCTCGGTTCTTCCGAGTGGCGGTATGGCGATCGCGTCATGGCGGAGCGTTACATCCACGGGCGCGAGCTGACCTGCGGCGTCATGGGCGATGTCGCCCTAGGCGTTACCGAAATCATCCCGCTGGGCCACGCTTTTTACGACTATGATTCCAAATATGTAAAAGGTGGCTCGAAACACGTCATTCCGGCGGAAATTTCACCAAATATTTACCAAAAAATACAAACACTGGCGGTCAAGGCGCATCAGGCGATTGGCTGCCGCGGCGTAAGCCGCTCCGACTTCCGCTTCGACGATCGTTTCTCCGAAGAAGGAGAGCTTATCTGGCTGGAGATCAATACCCAGCCTGGCATGACTCCAACCTCCCTGGTGCCCGAAATGGCCGTCCATGCCGGCTATTCGTTTGGTGAATTCCTCAAGTGGATCGTGGAGGACGCATCGTGTTTGCGTTGA
- the aqpZ gene encoding aquaporin Z, whose product MFKKLSAEFLGTFWLVFGGCGSAVLAAAFPDVGIGLLGVSFAFGLTVLTMAYAVGGISGGHFNPAVSVGLTVAGKFPASSLPAYIIAQVAGAILAAAALYIVASGKAGVDLGGFAANGYGEHSPGGYSLTSALVIEVLLTAFFLFIILGSTHGRVPVGFAPIAIGLALTLIHLISIPVTNTSVNPARSTGQALFVGGWALQQLWLFWLAPLVGGALGAIVWKVVGEDD is encoded by the coding sequence ATGTTCAAGAAGCTTTCTGCGGAATTTTTAGGAACATTCTGGCTCGTTTTCGGCGGCTGCGGTAGCGCGGTGCTGGCTGCTGCTTTCCCGGATGTCGGCATTGGCCTGCTTGGTGTCTCGTTCGCTTTCGGTCTGACCGTTCTCACCATGGCCTATGCGGTGGGCGGCATATCGGGCGGGCATTTCAATCCGGCCGTATCCGTTGGCCTTACCGTCGCCGGGAAGTTTCCGGCCTCGTCGCTGCCTGCTTATATCATTGCCCAGGTCGCAGGGGCCATCCTGGCAGCCGCCGCACTTTACATCGTCGCCAGCGGAAAAGCCGGGGTTGATCTCGGGGGCTTTGCGGCAAACGGCTATGGCGAGCATTCTCCCGGCGGCTATTCGCTGACCTCGGCGCTCGTCATCGAAGTCCTTCTGACGGCCTTCTTCCTCTTCATTATCCTCGGTTCGACTCATGGTCGTGTGCCCGTCGGTTTTGCCCCCATCGCCATCGGCCTGGCGCTCACCCTTATCCACCTGATCTCGATTCCCGTTACCAATACCTCCGTCAATCCGGCTCGCTCGACGGGGCAGGCGCTCTTTGTCGGTGGCTGGGCGCTTCAGCAGCTCTGGTTGTTCTGGCTGGCTCCGCTCGTCGGCGGCGCGCTCGGCGCCATCGTCTGGAAGGTCGTCGGCGAAGACGACTAA
- a CDS encoding MFS transporter: MTDATSSPSPRVAQSKTAPANSPAHVLFASLVGTTIEFFDFYVYATAAVLVFPALFFPNSDPTTALLASFATFSIAFFARPLGAIVFGHFGDRVGRKTTLVAALLTMGVSTVIIGLLPSYESIGVLAPLLLALCRFGQGFGLGGEWGGAVLLATENAPEGKRSWYGMFPQLGAPVGLFLSSGIFWVLLHFMSQEALLSWGWRVPFIASILLIAVGLWVRLSITETPDFQKAIEKHERVEVPVAELFRNHKRSLVLGTFVALATFVLFYIGSAYLLSYNVKVLKIPFLEALEVQILGSVLFGIFIPIAGKLAERFGRREVLIATTVLIGVFSFFLPGLMTSGETGIFVFVILAMALMGMTYGLIGTALAAPFPTNVRYTGSSITFNFAGIFGASLAPYIATYLQANYGMTYVGYYLGISAVITLACILLSGKDEV; encoded by the coding sequence ATGACTGACGCGACATCCTCCCCGTCGCCGCGTGTCGCTCAATCGAAGACAGCCCCGGCCAATTCGCCGGCGCATGTCCTGTTTGCGAGCCTCGTCGGCACGACCATCGAATTCTTCGACTTCTACGTCTACGCCACCGCCGCCGTTCTGGTGTTCCCGGCGCTGTTCTTCCCCAACAGCGATCCGACCACTGCGCTGCTCGCCTCGTTTGCCACCTTCTCCATCGCCTTCTTCGCCCGTCCGCTCGGTGCAATCGTCTTCGGTCACTTCGGTGACCGCGTTGGGCGCAAGACGACGCTCGTTGCCGCGCTCCTGACCATGGGCGTTTCGACTGTTATCATCGGCCTTCTACCCTCCTACGAGAGCATTGGCGTCCTTGCGCCGCTGCTGCTGGCCCTTTGCCGCTTTGGCCAGGGTTTCGGCCTCGGCGGCGAATGGGGCGGCGCAGTGCTGCTCGCAACGGAAAATGCCCCGGAAGGCAAGCGCAGCTGGTACGGCATGTTCCCGCAGCTCGGGGCGCCCGTCGGCCTGTTCCTGTCATCCGGTATCTTCTGGGTCCTCCTGCACTTCATGTCGCAGGAAGCGCTCCTGAGCTGGGGCTGGCGCGTCCCGTTCATTGCCTCGATCCTGCTGATCGCCGTCGGTCTCTGGGTTCGCCTTTCGATCACCGAGACCCCGGACTTCCAGAAGGCAATCGAGAAGCATGAGCGCGTCGAAGTGCCGGTTGCAGAACTCTTCCGCAACCACAAGCGCAGCCTCGTGCTCGGTACCTTTGTCGCACTCGCAACGTTCGTGCTGTTCTACATCGGCTCGGCGTACCTGCTCTCCTACAACGTCAAGGTTCTGAAAATCCCGTTCCTGGAAGCGCTGGAAGTGCAGATCCTCGGCTCGGTGCTATTCGGCATCTTCATTCCGATCGCCGGCAAGCTCGCCGAGCGTTTCGGCCGCCGCGAGGTGCTGATCGCGACTACGGTGCTGATTGGCGTGTTCTCGTTCTTCCTGCCCGGCCTGATGACATCAGGCGAAACAGGCATCTTCGTCTTCGTGATCCTCGCGATGGCGCTGATGGGCATGACCTATGGCCTGATCGGCACGGCGCTTGCCGCACCCTTCCCGACCAACGTGCGCTATACGGGTTCCTCGATCACCTTCAACTTCGCCGGCATCTTCGGCGCTTCGCTTGCGCCTTACATCGCGACCTATCTGCAGGCCAATTACGGCATGACCTATGTCGGCTACTATCTCGGCATTTCCGCCGTGATCACGCTCGCTTGCATCCTGCTTTCGGGCAAAGATGAGGTCTGA
- a CDS encoding metallophosphoesterase: protein MIDRRHFLKGGLSMGLLLSLGSRSSLAAIPATDATFLIINDVHSCRMGSGLSANCAAEGKTDAALLRHIRALNSIIEQTWPLEINGKATGLASAGEPIARPLGIVVSGDVTDDGGGQTAELGEGAQLLQFSHRYQEGNGLDRVHFPVYVGLGNHDLDQDGRPPHPNWYRDELRDYVRLNHKPSAFFKPPYPADNYDEGSDCYSWNWGGLHLIMAQRFAGDTNKGAASALGWLKNDLAMFAADGRPVVIFQHYGWDPFSLERWDPEKKTFDDQGSGAPHWWSDADRRAFLDILKGYNIAAIVHGHEHDSAMIYQRAGFDIIKPTAAYKGGFGVIRITDKVMDVVLGEAAGDNGGVQFLAAFSKGFG from the coding sequence ATGATCGATCGACGGCATTTCCTGAAAGGCGGGCTTTCGATGGGCCTGCTGCTTTCCCTCGGCAGCCGCAGCAGCTTGGCGGCAATCCCTGCCACCGACGCAACTTTCCTGATTATCAACGACGTGCATTCCTGCCGCATGGGATCGGGCCTCAGCGCCAATTGCGCGGCGGAAGGCAAGACGGATGCAGCCCTTTTGCGGCACATCAGGGCGCTCAACAGCATTATCGAGCAGACTTGGCCGCTGGAGATCAACGGCAAGGCGACGGGCCTCGCCAGCGCCGGAGAGCCGATTGCAAGGCCACTCGGCATCGTCGTCAGCGGCGACGTCACCGATGACGGCGGCGGACAGACAGCGGAGCTTGGCGAAGGCGCGCAACTCCTGCAATTTTCCCATCGCTACCAGGAGGGCAACGGACTCGATCGCGTCCACTTCCCCGTCTATGTCGGCCTTGGCAACCATGATCTCGATCAGGACGGGCGCCCGCCACACCCGAACTGGTATCGCGACGAACTGCGCGATTATGTGCGGCTCAATCACAAGCCGAGCGCCTTCTTCAAACCACCGTATCCGGCCGACAACTATGACGAAGGCTCAGACTGCTATTCCTGGAACTGGGGCGGGCTGCACCTGATCATGGCGCAGCGCTTTGCCGGGGATACCAACAAGGGCGCTGCCAGCGCACTCGGGTGGTTGAAGAACGATCTCGCCATGTTTGCCGCCGATGGCCGGCCGGTGGTGATTTTCCAGCACTATGGTTGGGACCCCTTCTCCCTCGAACGCTGGGATCCGGAAAAGAAAACCTTCGACGATCAGGGAAGCGGTGCCCCACACTGGTGGTCGGATGCTGACCGGCGGGCGTTTCTCGATATTCTGAAGGGATACAACATCGCGGCAATCGTACATGGCCACGAGCATGACAGTGCCATGATCTACCAGCGCGCCGGCTTCGACATCATCAAGCCGACCGCTGCCTACAAGGGTGGATTCGGGGTGATCAGGATTACGGACAAGGTGATGGATGTGGTTCTGGGAGAAGCCGCTGGCGACAATGGCGGCGTGCAGTTTCTTGCAGCGTTCAGCAAGGGTTTTGGATAG
- the murB gene encoding UDP-N-acetylmuramate dehydrogenase yields the protein MKQVNGTKLLASLGEGVNALRGRLTPDAPMDRVTWFRAGGLAELMFQPHDSEDLVTFLQLLPEDVPVMVAGVGSNLLVRDGGIEGVVIRLSAKGFGDIELVGENRVMAGAICPDKNLAAMTLDHGIGGFAFYYGIPGTVGGALRMNAGANGGETRERVVEVHAVDRKGNKHVLSNADMGYSYRHSSASKDLIFTHAVFEGYPEDKAKIRADMDAVRQHRETVQPIREKTGGSTFKNPEGHSAWMLIDEAGCRGMMIGSAQMSPMHCNFMINTGQASGYELEYLGETVRQRVMENSGIALQWEIKRVGNFMSGYEVKEFLGKALA from the coding sequence ATGAAACAGGTAAACGGCACCAAACTTCTGGCTTCTCTCGGGGAGGGCGTGAACGCATTGCGCGGACGCCTGACGCCGGATGCACCGATGGACCGTGTCACCTGGTTCCGGGCCGGCGGCCTCGCCGAGCTGATGTTCCAGCCGCATGATAGCGAAGACCTCGTGACCTTCCTCCAGCTTCTGCCGGAAGATGTTCCGGTCATGGTCGCCGGCGTCGGCTCCAACCTTCTCGTGCGTGACGGTGGCATTGAGGGCGTGGTGATCCGTCTCTCCGCCAAGGGTTTTGGCGATATCGAGCTTGTCGGTGAAAACCGCGTCATGGCCGGCGCCATCTGCCCGGACAAGAATCTTGCCGCGATGACGCTCGACCACGGCATCGGCGGCTTTGCCTTCTATTACGGCATCCCCGGCACGGTCGGCGGCGCGCTGCGCATGAATGCCGGCGCCAATGGTGGCGAGACGCGCGAACGCGTTGTCGAGGTTCATGCCGTTGACCGCAAGGGCAACAAGCATGTGCTCTCCAATGCCGACATGGGCTATAGCTACCGGCATTCGTCGGCATCGAAGGACCTGATCTTTACCCATGCCGTCTTCGAAGGCTATCCGGAAGACAAGGCGAAAATCCGTGCCGACATGGATGCGGTGCGCCAGCACCGCGAAACCGTGCAGCCGATCCGCGAAAAGACCGGCGGCTCGACCTTCAAGAACCCCGAGGGCCATTCCGCCTGGATGCTGATCGACGAAGCCGGCTGCCGCGGCATGATGATCGGCAGCGCCCAGATGTCGCCGATGCACTGCAACTTCATGATCAACACCGGGCAGGCGAGCGGCTACGAGCTCGAGTATCTCGGCGAGACCGTGCGCCAGCGGGTCATGGAGAATTCCGGCATCGCGCTGCAATGGGAAATCAAGCGCGTCGGCAATTTCATGTCCGGCTACGAGGTCAAGGAATTTCTCGGCAAGGCGTTAGCCTGA
- the murC gene encoding UDP-N-acetylmuramate--L-alanine ligase: MKMPQSIGLVHFIGIGGIGMSGIAEVLHNLGHKVQGSDQSDSANVQRLRDKGIEVFVGHKAENIGEAEVVVVSTAIKKTNPELIAAREKLLPVVRRAEMLAELMRFRNAIAIGGTHGKTTTTSMVAALLEAGNLDPTVINGGIINAYGTNARMGEGEWMVVEADESDGTFLKLPADVAVVTNIDPEHLDHYGNFDAVRAAFRQFVENVPFYGFGVMCLDHPEVQTMVSKIEDRKVITYGENPQADVRFFNIRMDGATSIFDIEIRRRRTGQVISMTDLRLPMPGRHNVSNATAAIAVAQRLGISPEAIARGLAGFSGVKRRFTFTGEWNNVRVYDDYGHHPVEIKAVLRAAREACQGRIIAVHQPHRYSRLESLFSDFAACFNDADTIMIAPVYSAGEEPIEGVNSPELVSRMKAGGHRDARYIEGPDAIAPIVAGIAQPGDFVVLLGAGSITYWAAALPKELAGISGNSA, encoded by the coding sequence ATGAAAATGCCGCAGAGCATCGGTCTCGTCCACTTCATCGGGATTGGCGGCATCGGCATGAGCGGTATCGCCGAGGTGCTGCACAATCTCGGCCACAAGGTCCAGGGCTCCGACCAGTCCGACAGCGCCAACGTCCAGCGCCTGCGCGACAAGGGCATCGAGGTCTTCGTCGGCCACAAGGCCGAGAACATCGGTGAGGCCGAAGTCGTGGTTGTCTCTACCGCGATCAAGAAGACCAACCCGGAACTGATAGCCGCCCGCGAAAAGCTGCTGCCGGTCGTGCGCCGCGCTGAAATGCTGGCCGAGCTCATGCGCTTCCGCAACGCCATCGCCATCGGCGGGACCCATGGCAAGACGACCACGACCTCGATGGTGGCGGCCCTGCTCGAAGCAGGCAATCTCGATCCGACCGTCATTAACGGAGGCATCATCAATGCCTACGGCACCAATGCCCGCATGGGTGAGGGCGAGTGGATGGTGGTGGAAGCCGACGAATCGGACGGCACCTTCCTGAAGCTGCCCGCCGACGTCGCTGTCGTCACCAATATCGATCCGGAACATCTGGACCATTACGGCAATTTCGATGCCGTGCGTGCGGCCTTCCGCCAGTTCGTCGAGAACGTGCCTTTCTACGGTTTCGGCGTGATGTGCCTGGATCACCCCGAAGTGCAGACAATGGTCTCGAAGATCGAGGACCGCAAAGTCATCACCTACGGTGAGAACCCGCAGGCCGACGTGCGCTTCTTCAACATCCGCATGGATGGCGCGACGTCGATCTTCGACATCGAAATCCGCCGCCGTCGCACTGGCCAGGTGATCTCGATGACTGACCTGCGCCTGCCGATGCCTGGTCGCCATAACGTATCGAACGCGACGGCCGCCATCGCGGTTGCCCAGCGCCTCGGCATCTCGCCCGAAGCCATCGCCCGTGGTCTCGCCGGGTTCAGCGGCGTCAAGCGGCGTTTCACCTTCACCGGCGAATGGAACAATGTCCGCGTCTACGACGACTACGGCCACCACCCCGTCGAGATCAAGGCCGTACTGCGCGCAGCCCGCGAGGCCTGCCAGGGCCGAATCATCGCCGTGCACCAGCCGCACCGGTATTCGCGTCTCGAAAGCCTGTTCTCCGATTTCGCCGCCTGCTTCAACGATGCCGATACGATCATGATCGCGCCGGTTTATTCCGCAGGCGAAGAACCCATCGAAGGCGTGAACTCCCCGGAGCTCGTTTCGCGTATGAAGGCCGGTGGTCATCGTGACGCCCGCTACATCGAAGGCCCTGACGCCATAGCACCTATTGTCGCAGGCATTGCGCAACCGGGAGATTTTGTGGTTCTCTTGGGGGCTGGCAGCATCACCTACTGGGCTGCCGCCCTCCCGAAGGAACTCGCAGGCATTTCAGGAAATTCCGCATGA